From Pempheris klunzingeri isolate RE-2024b chromosome 18, fPemKlu1.hap1, whole genome shotgun sequence, a single genomic window includes:
- the LOC139217594 gene encoding NLR family CARD domain-containing protein 3-like isoform X2 has translation MATPQQVLLGTLEDLGAEDLKKFKWYLQQKGVLEGFSPIPKSRLEDADRMDTVDQMVKTYCINTIKVTRMVLILINQNDLLKNLPNTISEPTEILSKCQHKLKSNLKKRFQYVFEKITKAGNSKLLHEIYTEIYIMMEDTGEVNMEHEIRQVETASWKPATGETTISCEDVFKASDGTEEPVRRVMTKGVAGIGKTVSTQKFTLDWAEDKVNQDIQFMFPFTFRQLNVLKEEKCSLVELVHRFFSETKDAGICRFEEFQVVFIFDGLDECRLPLDFLNNETLTDVTESTSVDVLLTNLIRGNLLPSARLWITTRPAAANQIPAECVGMVTEVRGFTDPQKEEYFRKRFRDEEQADRIISHIKTSRSLHIMCHIPVFCWITATVLEVLLKNPKGGELPKTLTKMYIHFLVVLYKLKNVKYDKRSETDPHWSPESRKMIESLGKLAFEQLQKGNLIFYESDLTECGIDIREASKYSGVFTQIFREESGLYQDKVFCFVHLSVQEFLAALHVHLTFIKSGVNLLSETGWWSKLFRDTSKPTHFYQSAVKKALQSPNGHLDLFLRFLLGLSLQTNQNLLRGLLTQTGSSSETNQETVRYIKEKISEDPSPERSINLLHCLNELNDRSLVEEIQQSLRSGSLSTDKLSPAQWSALVFILLSSEEDLDVFELKKYSASEEALLRLLPVVRASSKALLSGCNLSERSCAALSSVLSSQSSSLTELDLSDNNLKDAGVKLLSFGLGSPHCTLEALRLSFCLVTEEGCAALASALSSNPSHLRELDLSYNHPGDSGVKLLSAGLEDPQWRLDTLRMDHGGEHRLKPVPRKYSCELSVDTNTVNRLLKLSDNNRTVTLVVKELQPYPDHPERFEDYCPQLLCRDGLTGRCYWEVEWRGGGVHVAVSYRGIKRRGTMNDCWFGFNDQSWSLICSGGGYSVRHNNKKTTITISSSSSSSSSSSSSSSFPSSGRVGVYVDCPAGSLSFYRVSSDSLIHLHTFSTTFTEPLYAGFGFWRPGSSVSLCSP, from the exons ATGGCGACACCTCAACAGGTCCTCTTGGGAACTTTGGAGGATTTGGGAGctgaggatttaaaaaaattcaagtGGTACCTGCAGCAGAAAGGAGTCCTGGAAGGCTTCTCACCAATCCCAAAGAGTCGACTGGAGGATGCAGACAGGATGGACACAGTGGATCAGATGGTGAAGACCTACTGTATAAACACCATCAAAGTGACCAGAAtggttttgattttgattaatCAGAATGATCTGCTGAAGAATTTACCAAACACCATCTCAGAACCTACAG agATTCTTTCCAAGTGCCAGCATAAACTCAAATCCAACCTGAAGAAGAGGTTTCAATATGTGTTCGAGAAAAtcacaaaagcaggaaattcaAAACTTCTACATGAGATCTACACTGAGATCTACATCATGATGGAAGATACGGGAGAGGTCAACATGGAACATGAGATCAGACAGGTTGAAACAGCATCTTGGAAACCTGCAACAGGAGAAACAACCATCAGCTGTGAGGACGTGTTCAAAGCCTCAGATGGAACAGAGGAACCAGTCAGAAGAGTGATGACAAAGGGAGTGGCCGGCATCGGGAAAACAGTCTCAacgcagaagttcactctggactgggctgaagacaaagtcaaccaggacatacagttcatgtttcctttcaccttcagacagctgaatgtgctgaaagaggaaaagtgcagcttggtggaacttgttcatcgattctttagtgaaaccaaagatgcaggaatctgcaggtttgaagagttccaggtcgtcttcatcttcgacggtctggacgagtgtcgacttcctctggacttcctcAACAATGAGaccctgactgatgtgacagagtccacctcagtggatgtgctgctgacaaacctcatcagggggaatctgcttccctctgctcgcctctggataaccacacgacctgcagcagccaatcagatccctgctgagtgtgttggcatggtgacagaggtcagagggttcaccgaccctcagaaggaggagtacttcaggaagaggttcagagatgaggagcaggccgacagaatcatctcccacatcaagacgtcccgaagcctccacatcatgtgccacatcccggtcttctgctggatcactgctacgGTTCTGGAGGTTCTGCTTAAGAACCCaaagggaggagagctgcccaagaccctgactaaGATGTACATCCACTTTCTGGTGGTTCTGTATAAACTGAAGAATGTCAAGTATGATAAAAGATCTGAGACAGATCCACactggagtccagagagcaggaagatgatcgagtctctgggaaaactggcgtttgagcagctgcagaaagggaacctgatcttctatgaatcagacctgacagagtgtGGCATCGATATCAGAGAAGCCTCTAagtactcaggagtgttcacacagatctttagagaggagagcggactgtaccaggacaaggtgttctgcttcgtccacctgagcgttcaggagtttctggctgctcttcatgtccatctgaccttcatcaaGTCTGGAGTCAATCTGCTGTCAGAGACAGGATGGTGGTCTAAACTATTTAGAGATACATCTAAACCCACACATTTCTACCAGAGTGCAGTAAAAAAGGCCTTACAAagtccaaatggacacctggatttgttcctccgcttcctgttgggtctttcactgcagaccaatcagaatctCCTACGAGGTCTGCTgactcagacaggaagtagctCAGAGACCAATCAGGAAACAGTCAGATACATCAAGGAGAAGATCAGTGAAGATCCgtctccagagagaagcatcaacctgctccactgtctgaatgaactgaatgatcgttctctagtggaggagatccaacagtccctgagatcaggaagtctctccacagataaactgtctcctgctcagtggtcagctctggtcttcatcttactgtcgtcagaagaagatctggacgtgtttgagctgaagaaatactctgcttcagaggaggctcttctgaggctgctgccagtggtcagaGCCTCCAGCAAAGCTCT gctgagtggctgtaacctctctgagagaagctgtgcagctctgtcctcagttctcagctcccagtcctccagtctgacagagctggacctgagtgatAACAACCTGAAGGATGCAGGAGTGAAGCTCCTGTCTTTTGGACTGGGGagtccacactgcacactggaagctctcag GCTGTCgttctgtctggtcactgaggaaggctgtgctgctctggcctcagctctgagctccaacccctcccatctgagagagctggacctgagctacaaccatccaggagactcaggagtgaagctgctgtctgctggattGGAGGATCCACAGTGGAGACTGGACACTCTCAG gatgGACCACGGTGGAGAACACAGGCTGAAACCTGTTCCgaggaagt attcctgtgaactctcagtggacacaaacacagtgaacagactcctcaaactgtctgacaacaacaggacGGTGACACTGGTGGTGAAGGAGCTGCAGCCATATCCTGATCATCCAGAGAGATTTGAGGACTActgtcctcagctgctgtgcagagatggtctgactggtcgctgctactgggaggtggagtggagaggaggaggggttcATGTAGCTGTGAGTTACAGAGGAATCAAGAGGAGGGGAACCATGAATGACTGTTGGTTTGGATTTAATGATCAGTCCTGGAGTCTGATCTGTTCAGGTGGTGGTTActctgtcagacacaataacaaaaaaacaaccatcaccatctcctcctcctcctcctcctcctcctcctcttcctcctcctcctccttcccctcctctggtAGAGTAGGAGTGTATGTGGACTGTCCTGccggctctctgtccttctacagagtctcctctgactctctgatccacctccacaccttcagcacCACCTTCACTGAGCCTCTGTATGCTGGCTTTGGCTTTTGGCGGCCTGgttcctcagtgtctctgtgttctccaTAG
- the LOC139218273 gene encoding interferon-induced protein 44-like, producing MGMSRLYFLRKLRSFNVCSRMLEIFSQSVVGSALYWAVDDDTTAMGSGKSKHQPPPPPPLLSKPWREIDWRDKQRALQSVRNYQPQTEDLQIRILLHGSNGAGKSSFINSVQSVLHDRMYTQALAANMFQGSFTKKYITYKIPKGPGTFYPFVFNDIMGLHSKDGVLADDVKLAMKGHVKEGYTFNPHQTLSEDNQLYKRAPTANDKVHVLVCVVSAAISELPDDTLNMIRDIRKEASDLGIPQVAVLTKIDEACPEIKEDVKNVYKVDYLKKKMEEFSADVGIPMNCIFPVKNYSEEIDLNSDVDSLILSAMKHIINCGEDCISFQAYHSELLG from the exons ATGGGGATGAGCCGCCTCTACTTCCTGAGGAAGCTCAGATCCTTCAACGTGTGCAGCAGGATGCTGGAGATCTTCTCCCAGTCTGTTGTAGGCAGCGCCCTGTACTGGGCAGTG GACGACGACACAACAG CAATGGGAAGCGGCAAGTCCAAACATcaacctcctccacctcctccac TTCTCAGCAAACCATGGAGGGAGATAGACTGGCG agacaaacagcGCGCTCTGCAGTCTGTGAGGAACTACCAGCCTCAGACTGAAGACCTTCAGATCAGGATTCTTCTTCACGGGTCGAATGGAGCTGGAAAGTCCAGTTTCATCAACTCTGTCCAAAGTGTCTTACATGACAGAATGTACACTCAGGCTTTGGCTGCTAACATGTTTCAGGGTTCTTTCACCAAAAAG TACATAACCTACAAGATCCCAAAAGGCCCAGGGACCTTTTACCCGTTTGTCTTCAATGACATCATGGGCCTGCATTCAAAGGATGGAGTCCTTGCTGACGACGTCAAACTGGCAATGAAGGGACATGTGAAGGAAGGTTACACG TTCAATCCTCACCAGACGTTGTCAGAGGATAATCAGTTGTACAAGAGAGCTCCAACTGCCAACGACAAAGTGCACGTTCtggtttgtgttgtttctgccGCAATATCTGAACTTCCTGATGACACTTTGAACATGATTCGGGACATCAGGAAGGAGGCCAGTGATCTGG GGATTCCTCAAGTGGCTGTTCTCACTAAAATTGATGAGGCCTGTCCTGAAATCAAAGAAGATGTAAAGAACGTCTACAAGGTCGACTACCTGAAGAAGAAG ATGGAGGAGTTCAGCGCAGACGTGGGAATTCCGATGAACTGCATCTTCCCAGTGAAGAACTACAGCGAAGAAATCGACCTCAACAGTGACGTTGACTCGCTGATCCTGAGCGCCAtgaaacacatcatcaactgCGGGGAAGACTGCATCAGCTTCCAAGCATATCACTCTGAGTTATTAGGCTGA